The DNA window GACTTCCGCGGGAAGGAGGGGGCGTTCGACGCCGCCGTCCGCGGCATCGAGAACTGCCTCGACGCCGGCCTGAAGACCGGACTGCGCTACACCATCACCCAGAAGAACGCCCCGGACATGGAGGACGTGGTGAACCTCCTGACGGACGTGGGGGTGGACCGCTTCTGCTTCTATCACCTCGACTACGGCGGGCGCGGCGGCGACATCGCGGACGCCGACCTCTCGACGGACGCCCGGCGGCGCGCCGTCCGCCGCCTCTGCGAGATGACGCGGGAGTACCACGCCCGCGGCGAGGAGATAGAGACGCTTCTGGTCGGCAACTACTGCGACGCCGCGTTCCTCGTCGAGTACGCCCGCGAGGAGTTGGGCGAGAAGAAGGCGAACGCGGTCCGTCGGTACCTCGAAGTCAACGGCGGCGACCCGACGGGCGAACGCGTCGCCGACGTGGACTACTGCGGCAACGTCCACCCCACGCAGTTCTGGCAGGGGTACAGCCTCGGAAACGTCCGCGACAGGCCGTTCGGAGCCATCTGGGAGGACGAGTCGAACCCCCTCCTGACCGCCCTCCGGGAGCGAGAGGAACACTTGACGGGGCGGTGCGCCGACTGCCGGTATCGGGACATCTGCCGCGGCGCATCCCGCCTCCGCGCCATCGCCACCGAGGGCGACGTGTTCGCCCCCGACCCGCAGTGTTACCTCACCGAAGCCGAGCGACGCGGGTCGGACCCCGCGGACCCCGCAGGGACGGGGACGGCGGCGGACTGAGTCCCACGCCGCTACTCTTCTTCGCGGACGGTCAACACCGGGGCGTCGCACCGCCGGACGACCCGTTCGGTGACGCTCCCGATGAGGGCGCGCCGCAGGCCCGTCCGGCCGTGCGTCCCCATCACCACGAGGTCAGCCCCCGCGTCCGCCGCGGCGTCGAGAATCTCGACGTGCGGGATGCCTATCAGCACCTCCGTCTCCGCGCGGACGCCCGCCTCCTCGGCGCGTTCGGCGGCGTCGCCGACCACCCGTTCCGCCCGCGCGCGGAGCGAACTGCGCACGCCGTCGAGCGGTACGCTCTCGGGCGACAGCATGCCCACGTCGCCCACGTCAACGACCGAGAGGATGCGGAGCGTCGCGTCGTACGTCCGCGCGAGGTCTATCGCCCGGTCGAGGGCGGCGTCCGCCGGGTCGCTTCCGTCGGTGGGGACGAGAATCGTCCGGTACATACGGGGTCGTACGCGCCGCAGGTCCGTGTAGCCACCGCCGATTCGGACGGAATCGGAAACTGCCTCCGCTTTTTTCTCTCTCGGCCCCCTACCGCGCGCCATGGACGGACTCGACTCCTGCGACCGCGTTCTCGTTCCCACCGACCGCGACGACGACGTGGTCGCCTTAGACCACGCCGTCGAAATCGCCCGCCGGTGCGACGCCGAACTGTACGTTCTGTCGGTCGTGAACCCCTACGGCATGTCGACGGTGGCCGACCGAACGGAGGCGGAGTCGCGCGCCGAGGACGTGGTGACCGCCGCCGCCGAGAGAGCCCGCGAGGAGGGCGTAGACGCCGACTGGGCCGTCGAGACGGGAGAGCCGAGTAAACAGATACTGGAGACGGTAGACCGGACGGACTCCGACGTGGTGGCGATGGGGACGCACGGGCGACGCGGCGTCGAGCGATACGTGGTCGGAAGCGTCGCCGAGAAAGTCGTCCGCCACTCGCCGGTTCCGGTGTTGACGGTCAGAATCGACGCGCCCGGCGAACTACCGTACCGGGAGGTGGTCGTCCCGACGGACGGAAGCGAGGCGAACGACCCCGCCGAGGTGTGGGGCGTGGGCGTCGCGGCGGCGTTCGACGCGGAGGTCCACGCCCTCTCGGTCGTCGGGTCCTCAGGGATCTCCGGCGGGGGCGCGGGCGAGGAGGATTCCGCGGAGGCGGCGGTCGAAGAGGTCCTCGAACGGGCCGAACGGGCGGACGCGGCGGCGGTTAGCGCTGTCGAACGCGGCGACCCCGCCGAGGAGATTATCGCCTACTCCGATGCGGCGGGCGGCGACCTCGTGGTGATGGGGACCCACGGCCGGACGGGCCTGAAGCACGCCGTCATCGGGAGCGTCGCCGAGAACGTCGTCCGCCGCTCACCGGTTCCGGTCCTCACCGTCCCCGGCGACGGCGGCGAACGAGGGGCGTGACGCCGGTGTCCGACGCGAACCGGGCGGGCGAGGTGGCCGACGGCGCGTTCGAGGGAGTCGTCCTCGGCGGCGGGTACTCGACTCGCTTCGGCGACGAGGACAAGGCCCTCGCGGAACTGCGGGGGCGTCCCCTCCTCGCGCACGTCGTCTCCCGACTGGGGAGGGTCTGCGACCGGGTCGTCCTCAACTGCCGCGAGGAACAGGCCGAGTCGCACCGCGCGGCCGTCGAGAACTGCGACGTGCCCGTCGCCGTCGCCGTGGACCCGGAACCGGACCGCGGTCCGATGGCCGGCATCGCCGCCGGACTCCGCGCCGTCGAAGCGGAGTACGCCGCCGTCGTCGCCTGCGACATGCCGTTTCTCGACCCGGAGTTCCTCCGCTACCTCCGCCGGCGCGCCGAGGGGCGCGACGCCGCCGTCCCGCAACGCGAGGACGAGTGGTACCAGACGACGCAGGCCGTCTACAGCGCGGCGGCGATGGCCGACGCCTGCGAACGCGCACTCGAACGCGGCGAGGGGAAGATACTGGCCGCACTCGAGGAGTTAGACTGGGCGACGGTCGGCGAGGCGGACATCGAAGCGCACGCCGCCGCCGACACCTTCGAGAACGTCAACACCCGCGAGGAGTTGGCCGCGGCGGAGCGGAAACTCCGAGACGAGTGACGGTCAGCGCTCGACGGTATCGACGACGGGGTCGTCGGCGATCATCCGCGTGAGGAGCACGCGGTCCACCGCCGACGCCGACGTACCGTCGAGGACGCCGCGCGCTATCTTCCGGCCCGTCTCGGCGAGTTCGGGCGTATCGACCATGTTGATCACCGGAACCGCGCGCGCTCCCTCCGGGACGCCTTTCAGGCCGCCGTCCTCGTGGGCGAGGACCGCCGCGACGTGCGACGGGCGAATCTCCTCGCCCTCCTCGACGTCCGCGAGTCCGCTCACCCTCTCGGGGCGGTGGACCGCCCGTTCGGAGAGGGGTTCGCCGACGACGCGCGCCGACGCGACGGGGAGGACGTGCGTGGCCGCCGACGGTATCTGCGGTTCGCGGTCGTTCGGGGCCTTCAGCAGGCGGTTCCGCGCGCCGTCGGCCTTCACCAGGAGGGGGCCGACGCCCGCGGCGGCGAGTCCGTCCACGACGCCGGGGTCGTAGCCGAAGTAGCGGTCCTCGCGTTCGCGTTCGGGGACGAGACCCAACGGCCGCCGCGCCTCCGCATCGGCCGCCGCCTCGGGATCCGTCGTCACGACGACCCGTTCGACCTCCTCGTCGAATATCGGGATTCGGACGGTGGCGGTGACGACGCCGTCCGTCTCCGCGGCGAGGCGGTAGAGCGTCGTCTTCTTACCGCCCGCGCCGACGGCGGCGACGACCGAGTCGTCGTCGAGTTCGAGCGTCTCCGAGAGCGACGGTACGGTCACTGGTGGGTCACCTCGGCGAAACCGTGGCGCGGCGGACGGATAGGCGTTTCTTCGACGGCGCGTCGCTGCTTCGGACCACCCGCCGGCACCCCGCCCCCGGGCCACCGAAGCGTCACGCTTACTCTCCCCCGCCGGCAGGTTTCGGTATGAACGTCCCCTGCGTCCGCGTCCCGCGAACCGACGGCGAGGCGACGCGCCGCGCCCTCGCGGAGGCGGACTGTATCGACCGGGACTTCGAGATTGCGGTCAAAGACGGACACCTCCACATCCCCGTGACCGACGCCGCGGCGGTTCCCGAGGAGTTCGAGGTGGTCGAGTTCGACGCCGAGGCCCGGAGTCAGCAACGGACGCCCGCCGACGTCCTCGGCTTCGAACCGACGTACGAACGACTGGGCGACATCGTCATCGTAGACGAGGACGACGACGAACGCGCCCGCGAGATAGCCGACGCCGTCGTCGAATCCGACCTCCCCGCAGACACCGTCGTCAACCGGGCCTCGAAGGTCAAGGGCGAACTGCGCGTCCGCGATTGGGACGTGCTCGCGGGCGAGGACACGGAAGTCGTCCACCGCGAGTACGGCTGTGAGTTCCTCTTGGACATCGCTGAGGTGTACTTCTCGCCGCGACTGGCGACGGAGCGACACCGCGTGGCCGAACAGGTCGAGTCCGGCGAGAACGCCTTCGACATGTTCGCCGGCGTCGGTCCGTTCGTCGTCCCGTTCGCCAAGCGAGGCGCGGCGGTGGTCGGGTGCGACCTGAACGAGGCGGCGATTCGGTACCTCCGCGAGAACGCCCGACGCAACGGCGTCGAAGACCGAGTGACCGCCGTCCACGGCGACGTTCGCGAGGTGGCCGAAGAGTACGAGGGGTGGGCCGACCGAATCGTGATGAACCTCCCCCACAGCGCCGACGACTTCCTCGACACCGCAGTCCGACTCGCCGGCGACGACTGCGTGATTCACTACTACGACATCCAACACGAAGACGACCCGTACGGCCCCGGAATCTCGGCGATTCGCGACGCCGCGGAACCGACGTACGACGTGGAGGTGCTGGCCGAACACACCGTACGGTCGTACGCGCCGCACGAACTGAACGTGTGCGTGGATGTCAGGCTCACCTCGCGATAATTCGGAAGCCTTTTCTTGTTCATCGGGCTACCTGAGAGTGCACGACGACGTGAGCGCCGGTGTAGCTCAGCTGGCAGAGCGATTCCTTCGTAAGGAATAGGCCGAGGGTTCAAATCCCTCCACCGGCTTTATTCTGCGACGAACTTCACGGGGTGCGTAGCGACGAGTCCGTGAGCGTCGAACGGGTGATTGGTGGAGCCAACGAAGGAGCGTACCTGTGAGCGACTGTCGTTCAGAAGATAGCCATATCCCGACACGAACTCCGACAGGTCGTCTCGCCTGATTCGATGCGGGAGTTACGACGAGTTCTGTAGCTTCACGAGGACGATCGTCTTGTCTTCGAGCGGTCTCTGTCCGATCTTTCGGTACGGTCGGTCGAGAGACTCTACCCGGTCCCGATGAAGGACCAAGTACTGAACGCTACCGTCCACCTCGCTCAGTTCGATCGATTCGAGACTGTGGTCCGCGTAAAACGCCCACGTAAAGTGCACCGACCCGACCGCGTGGCGGCCGACATACACTCGTTCTTCGGCTGGCACCCCGGAGTCGACGAGGTTACCCGCCGCCTTCTGTTCCTGCATCCTTTCCTTTGAGAGCGATGGGGGTGCCCCGACAAACGCGACTACAACAAATACAGCAAGTGCTACCGGAACGATGTTCGACGCGATGTGATAACCTCCGTCGCTCATCCCATCTGTGAAGATTCGTTTGACGGTGGGAAAAAGCAGGATTGCGCCGACTACGACGGCGATTCCGAGCAAAAATTGGACGCCAGTTACGAGCTCTCCCGAAAGTAGATGTTGTGTTCTCGGTTCTGCAAACGGTGAAAACTCCGCCATTCGGAACGAGAACAAGAGCGTGAGTGCTGTTCCGACCAGAACACCGACGATCGCGGTCGGTTCTCGGCGCAGGGCCAGTGAGAATAGCCAGCCCACGAGGAGCGAGAAGGGTACGTAGGCGGGAATGATGTACCATTGGTGGTTGCCGGTATAGACGAAGAAGAGCATCGTCGAGACGCCCCACCAACAGAGGAAGAGAGGGGTAAGAGAGGTCATGTCGTCCCGGTCGGTGGAGAGATCTCTCGTGACCAAGGCAGCGGGAATCAGGAAGTACACCCACGGGTCGAAATGGACTAAGAAGTTCTTGAAGTAGGGGTACTTCATGAATCCGAACATCGCGCCCTCTACAGTGTACATACTGGACTCGGTCGCACGAGTGAGAACCTGTTCGATGAATATCTCCCGGATGAACTGCTCACCGTAAGTCGCCCAAGCGAGAATTGGCCACGGGAGTAGAACTGCACCGCCGACTCCGAGCCCACGAACGAAATCCTTCGTCAGGAACACGCGATAGTTCACGAAAACGAGCGGAAGAACTGCTATCGCGAAAATCCCCGCACCGAACCCCTTGACGAGAACCGTGAGAGCGCCGACGAGACCGACTGCGGGGAACAACCCTGAACGATCCTCTCTCACCGCTTTCAACACAAGGTAGACGAAGGCCGCACCGAGCAACGTATTGAGCATGTCCGTCCCGCCGGTACGGCCAGCGTTATTGCCGGCACAGATGTACGGGACTACCAAGAAAATTAATCCAGAGAAGTATCCGACTTCCCGACCGTGGAGTTCTTTCCCGAAGAAGAATATCAGCACCGACGCGGCGATCGTCGCGGTCGCAGAGGGAAAGCGAGCCCCGAAAGCCGTCGTCCCGAACACGAGCATAGAAACCGCCTCTACCCAAAGCGCGAGGGGAGGTTTTTCGAGGAACGCAGCCTCCCGTATCTGTCCGCTTCCGACCATCCAGTTGACGTGCGGGAAGAGCCAGTGGCCACGGTGGACCGCATGTTGAGCCGCGTTCGCATAGATCGCCTCATCCCAGGCGATCAGCGGGTACGACCCGAGACCCCGATAGTAGATTATCGCACCGGCGACCACGAGAGCGACCAGTAACGCCTTGTCCATCGCCGTCAGCGCGATT is part of the Halopelagius longus genome and encodes:
- a CDS encoding TIGR04347 family pseudo-SAM/SPASM protein, with protein sequence MISVSKLLCGLGAAGDGLRYDAAGETNEAQITEERQRRPVVVWNATRRCNLYCDHCYAGADVDAAPGEFSTAEAKQFIDELAEYGVPVLLFSGGEPLVRDDLEALVAHASDRGIRPVLSTNGTLLTADRARNLRDAGLSYAGVSVDGLRERNDDFRGKEGAFDAAVRGIENCLDAGLKTGLRYTITQKNAPDMEDVVNLLTDVGVDRFCFYHLDYGGRGGDIADADLSTDARRRAVRRLCEMTREYHARGEEIETLLVGNYCDAAFLVEYAREELGEKKANAVRRYLEVNGGDPTGERVADVDYCGNVHPTQFWQGYSLGNVRDRPFGAIWEDESNPLLTALREREEHLTGRCADCRYRDICRGASRLRAIATEGDVFAPDPQCYLTEAERRGSDPADPAGTGTAAD
- a CDS encoding universal stress protein, with protein sequence MYRTILVPTDGSDPADAALDRAIDLARTYDATLRILSVVDVGDVGMLSPESVPLDGVRSSLRARAERVVGDAAERAEEAGVRAETEVLIGIPHVEILDAAADAGADLVVMGTHGRTGLRRALIGSVTERVVRRCDAPVLTVREEE
- a CDS encoding universal stress protein — protein: MDGLDSCDRVLVPTDRDDDVVALDHAVEIARRCDAELYVLSVVNPYGMSTVADRTEAESRAEDVVTAAAERAREEGVDADWAVETGEPSKQILETVDRTDSDVVAMGTHGRRGVERYVVGSVAEKVVRHSPVPVLTVRIDAPGELPYREVVVPTDGSEANDPAEVWGVGVAAAFDAEVHALSVVGSSGISGGGAGEEDSAEAAVEEVLERAERADAAAVSAVERGDPAEEIIAYSDAAGGDLVVMGTHGRTGLKHAVIGSVAENVVRRSPVPVLTVPGDGGERGA
- the mobA gene encoding molybdenum cofactor guanylyltransferase — its product is MSDANRAGEVADGAFEGVVLGGGYSTRFGDEDKALAELRGRPLLAHVVSRLGRVCDRVVLNCREEQAESHRAAVENCDVPVAVAVDPEPDRGPMAGIAAGLRAVEAEYAAVVACDMPFLDPEFLRYLRRRAEGRDAAVPQREDEWYQTTQAVYSAAAMADACERALERGEGKILAALEELDWATVGEADIEAHAAADTFENVNTREELAAAERKLRDE
- the yqeC gene encoding selenium cofactor biosynthesis protein YqeC, with product MTVPSLSETLELDDDSVVAAVGAGGKKTTLYRLAAETDGVVTATVRIPIFDEEVERVVVTTDPEAAADAEARRPLGLVPEREREDRYFGYDPGVVDGLAAAGVGPLLVKADGARNRLLKAPNDREPQIPSAATHVLPVASARVVGEPLSERAVHRPERVSGLADVEEGEEIRPSHVAAVLAHEDGGLKGVPEGARAVPVINMVDTPELAETGRKIARGVLDGTSASAVDRVLLTRMIADDPVVDTVER
- a CDS encoding class I SAM-dependent methyltransferase; translated protein: MNVPCVRVPRTDGEATRRALAEADCIDRDFEIAVKDGHLHIPVTDAAAVPEEFEVVEFDAEARSQQRTPADVLGFEPTYERLGDIVIVDEDDDERAREIADAVVESDLPADTVVNRASKVKGELRVRDWDVLAGEDTEVVHREYGCEFLLDIAEVYFSPRLATERHRVAEQVESGENAFDMFAGVGPFVVPFAKRGAAVVGCDLNEAAIRYLRENARRNGVEDRVTAVHGDVREVAEEYEGWADRIVMNLPHSADDFLDTAVRLAGDDCVIHYYDIQHEDDPYGPGISAIRDAAEPTYDVEVLAEHTVRSYAPHELNVCVDVRLTSR
- a CDS encoding ArnT family glycosyltransferase, whose amino-acid sequence is MPDIDLREIQSVSGVEKQRSETINEYLTRVADRANVGEETARLTKSYFSKVAGFSPSSTVSDDEAKAVESFVAAVREQSHGAEDTDRPDSKERESVETELEPQSAGSTGDATDTSSGASPSGPPRLATGQPSESTGSSGSPSPTIRSSVGSERTVSNRGKFGRLRSLQAQIALTAMDKALLVALVVAGAIIYYRGLGSYPLIAWDEAIYANAAQHAVHRGHWLFPHVNWMVGSGQIREAAFLEKPPLALWVEAVSMLVFGTTAFGARFPSATATIAASVLIFFFGKELHGREVGYFSGLIFLVVPYICAGNNAGRTGGTDMLNTLLGAAFVYLVLKAVREDRSGLFPAVGLVGALTVLVKGFGAGIFAIAVLPLVFVNYRVFLTKDFVRGLGVGGAVLLPWPILAWATYGEQFIREIFIEQVLTRATESSMYTVEGAMFGFMKYPYFKNFLVHFDPWVYFLIPAALVTRDLSTDRDDMTSLTPLFLCWWGVSTMLFFVYTGNHQWYIIPAYVPFSLLVGWLFSLALRREPTAIVGVLVGTALTLLFSFRMAEFSPFAEPRTQHLLSGELVTGVQFLLGIAVVVGAILLFPTVKRIFTDGMSDGGYHIASNIVPVALAVFVVVAFVGAPPSLSKERMQEQKAAGNLVDSGVPAEERVYVGRHAVGSVHFTWAFYADHSLESIELSEVDGSVQYLVLHRDRVESLDRPYRKIGQRPLEDKTIVLVKLQNSS